One genomic region from Sphingobacterium multivorum encodes:
- a CDS encoding right-handed parallel beta-helix repeat-containing protein, translating to MKYYHKIVGIMLCCVISQRSLYGQKQSSYKEIHVSQEGSDINNGAQSSPLKSIQAASKIAQPGDVITVHEGIYRECVSPPRGGESAQKMIRYQAAAGERVEIKGSEVIKGWKHIDRNTWMVSIPNAFFGTFNPYADTIHGDWLERGKWCHTGEVYLNNIPLRESETLENMLLAKADKALWFAKVDEKETRIWANFIVANPNENTVEINVRQAVFYPEKPYINYIHVKGFMMSHAATPWAPPTAEQIGLLGTHWSKGWLIEDNTISHSKCVGITLGKYGDAWDNKSESAEAFVKTTERALENNWNRDHIGSHIVRNNRISFCGQAGIAGSLGAIYSVIADNIISDIGLNQQFWGYEVAGLKLHAPVDVVIRHNHIYRTEGGIWLDWMTQGTRITNNLLHDNKVQDFSLEVNHGPVLVDNNLFLSEELAQVKLSQGIAFINNLIAWKIWPTGKVDERKTPYLTPHSTEIAGLHDCPCGDVSYYNNLFTRADLTVYDECPLTVKMKGNLFLAGAAPAKSEVEPQVDPVSDTNIKVVEEADGWYLYMNVSSDWKTNKNRMPVFAQELGNAAIPQQRIASAAEALKSFNIDYFGNTRKNKHHYPGPIEFRKNGMQKIKVY from the coding sequence ATGAAATATTATCATAAGATAGTTGGAATAATGCTGTGCTGTGTTATATCGCAGAGATCGTTATATGGGCAGAAACAGTCTTCTTATAAGGAAATACATGTAAGCCAGGAAGGGAGTGATATCAATAACGGAGCTCAATCGTCCCCCTTAAAATCGATTCAGGCTGCTTCTAAAATAGCGCAACCAGGCGATGTCATTACTGTGCACGAAGGGATTTATCGTGAGTGTGTATCACCGCCACGTGGTGGCGAATCAGCTCAAAAAATGATTCGGTATCAGGCTGCTGCTGGTGAGCGAGTGGAGATCAAAGGTTCGGAGGTGATCAAGGGATGGAAGCATATCGATCGAAATACTTGGATGGTGAGCATTCCGAATGCTTTCTTTGGCACATTTAATCCATACGCAGATACAATTCATGGTGATTGGCTTGAGCGGGGAAAATGGTGTCATACAGGAGAAGTCTACTTGAACAATATTCCGCTCCGAGAGTCCGAAACTTTAGAAAATATGCTGCTGGCGAAAGCTGATAAAGCGCTTTGGTTTGCAAAAGTAGATGAAAAAGAAACCCGGATTTGGGCGAATTTTATAGTGGCCAATCCCAATGAAAATACGGTTGAGATTAATGTACGTCAGGCTGTTTTTTACCCTGAAAAGCCTTATATCAATTACATTCATGTAAAGGGATTTATGATGAGCCATGCCGCTACACCTTGGGCGCCACCAACTGCTGAACAGATTGGTTTACTCGGTACACATTGGAGTAAAGGTTGGTTAATAGAAGATAATACCATAAGTCATTCAAAGTGCGTCGGGATAACCTTGGGAAAATATGGGGACGCATGGGATAACAAATCGGAGTCTGCAGAAGCTTTTGTCAAAACGACCGAACGTGCACTGGAAAATAATTGGAATCGTGACCATATCGGTAGTCATATTGTCAGGAACAATCGGATTTCATTTTGCGGGCAGGCAGGTATTGCGGGAAGTTTAGGGGCTATTTATAGCGTCATTGCGGACAATATCATTAGTGATATCGGCTTAAATCAACAATTTTGGGGCTATGAAGTTGCTGGATTAAAACTACATGCACCTGTGGATGTTGTGATTCGTCACAATCATATTTATCGTACCGAAGGGGGGATATGGCTGGATTGGATGACTCAGGGAACGCGGATCACAAATAATTTATTGCATGACAACAAGGTACAGGATTTCTCTCTGGAGGTAAATCATGGCCCCGTCTTGGTCGATAATAATTTATTTCTATCCGAAGAATTAGCACAAGTGAAGCTTTCACAGGGAATCGCTTTTATCAATAATCTGATCGCATGGAAGATCTGGCCAACAGGAAAAGTAGATGAACGCAAAACACCGTATTTAACTCCTCACAGCACAGAAATTGCGGGGCTTCATGATTGTCCTTGCGGCGATGTTTCATATTATAACAATCTATTTACTCGGGCAGATCTTACTGTGTACGATGAATGTCCATTAACCGTCAAGATGAAAGGAAACTTATTTTTGGCAGGAGCAGCTCCTGCAAAATCGGAGGTAGAACCTCAGGTTGATCCCGTTTCGGATACAAATATCAAAGTAGTCGAAGAGGCAGATGGGTGGTATCTATATATGAATGTTTCATCAGATTGGAAAACGAATAAAAATAGAATGCCGGTCTTTGCTCAGGAACTTGGGAACGCTGCTATTCCCCAGCAAAGAATTGCTAGTGCAGCCGAAGCCCTAAAATCATTCAACATAGACTACTTCGGAAATACAAGGAAAAATAAACATCATTATCCTGGGCCAATTGAGTTTCGCAAAAATGGTATGCAAAAGATCAAAGTGTATTGA
- a CDS encoding glycoside hydrolase family 43 protein translates to MNTIITKRYGKSSTKLGLALALTLSLFGQASAQQVWSPDNGNGTFTNPLFWGDWPDPDVIRVGDDFYMISTSMHYVPGAPIVKSKDLVNWEMVGYALDHYTEDPRYNMEGGTLYLNGSWAATLKHHNGKFYAGFCTPYGWGREKGNFSICEADKPEGPWKRTIFHEYLYDPGLFFDDNGKVYVVHGQGTLYLTELNADVKSVKSDKVKIWQGSFKNANELGGHFGMEGAHMYKINGKYYITCPAGGTQGWQICLRSDNIYGPYEHKLILNDNSSYPDNGLHQGGMVQLKNGDWWFIIMQDRGAIGRVPHLLPVKWEDGWPMLGTGNKDVITYKKPNVGKTYPIKTPATTDEFNGTKLGLQWQWNHNPDNSKWSLQERKGYLRLHASRADSLKTARNTLTQRVQGPSSEGTVEIDLKGLKNGNVAGFGVFEFPYAFVAVEQVNGKRKIIMSNDDKIIESKENFVGDKLWVRARVTDRGGIAKFYYSTDGDNFYVIGNDLTMQLGLPWTANRFALFNYSKTSEGVDGFADFNWFRFTNK, encoded by the coding sequence ATGAATACGATTATAACGAAGCGCTATGGTAAGTCATCCACAAAGTTGGGGCTTGCTTTGGCTTTGACACTGTCACTCTTTGGACAGGCGTCGGCACAGCAGGTTTGGAGTCCTGACAATGGCAATGGTACATTCACTAATCCGTTGTTTTGGGGCGATTGGCCCGATCCTGATGTGATTCGTGTAGGGGATGATTTTTATATGATCTCGACAAGTATGCACTATGTGCCAGGAGCTCCAATAGTGAAGTCGAAGGATTTGGTCAACTGGGAAATGGTAGGCTATGCTTTGGATCACTATACCGAAGATCCGCGCTACAATATGGAAGGCGGTACATTGTATTTGAATGGTTCATGGGCGGCCACATTGAAGCATCATAATGGGAAATTCTATGCTGGATTCTGTACGCCATATGGTTGGGGACGTGAAAAAGGAAATTTTTCTATCTGCGAAGCAGACAAGCCTGAGGGGCCTTGGAAGCGGACAATTTTCCACGAGTACCTGTATGACCCGGGTTTGTTCTTTGATGACAATGGTAAAGTCTATGTCGTACATGGTCAAGGTACATTATATTTAACAGAGTTGAATGCGGATGTTAAATCGGTCAAGAGTGATAAAGTCAAAATTTGGCAGGGCAGCTTCAAGAATGCGAACGAACTCGGCGGACATTTTGGAATGGAAGGAGCGCATATGTACAAGATTAACGGCAAGTACTATATCACTTGTCCGGCAGGTGGAACACAGGGCTGGCAGATCTGCTTGCGCTCAGACAATATCTATGGGCCCTATGAGCATAAATTGATTCTCAATGATAACAGTTCTTATCCTGACAACGGTCTACATCAGGGTGGTATGGTACAGCTGAAAAATGGGGACTGGTGGTTTATTATTATGCAGGATCGTGGAGCAATAGGTCGGGTCCCTCATCTTTTACCTGTAAAATGGGAGGATGGATGGCCTATGCTGGGAACTGGCAATAAGGACGTGATTACCTACAAAAAGCCCAATGTCGGAAAGACTTACCCGATAAAAACCCCGGCTACGACTGATGAGTTTAATGGGACAAAACTGGGATTGCAATGGCAATGGAATCATAACCCTGACAATAGCAAATGGTCGCTTCAAGAACGTAAGGGATATTTGCGCTTGCATGCTTCCCGTGCGGATTCTTTAAAGACGGCCCGTAATACCTTAACACAGCGGGTGCAGGGACCAAGTTCAGAAGGTACTGTCGAAATCGATCTGAAGGGATTGAAAAATGGCAACGTGGCTGGCTTTGGCGTCTTTGAATTCCCGTATGCTTTTGTGGCTGTGGAGCAGGTCAATGGCAAACGGAAAATTATCATGAGCAATGATGACAAGATTATCGAAAGCAAAGAAAATTTCGTTGGTGATAAACTATGGGTGCGGGCACGCGTCACTGACAGGGGAGGCATAGCGAAATTTTATTATAGTACTGACGGTGATAATTTTTATGTCATTGGAAATGATTTAACGATGCAACTAGGCTTACCTTGGACAGCAAACCGTTTTGCATTATTCAATTATAGCAAAACATCGGAAGGGGTAGACGGTTTTGCTGACTTTAATTGGTTTAGGTTCACCAATAAGTAA
- a CDS encoding glycoside hydrolase family 2 TIM barrel-domain containing protein: MNELFKKLAVALFLLLGLCLQSFGKKPASRIEYQLNTNWAFYRGDLKGGEGIGLDDSKWIPAVLPHVMQLEKKHNGGDAIYDGIGWYRRYFKLSDQYRGKKVFVQFEGVMNSCEVFVNGKSVGKHHGGYVGFTLDITDQLHFDHTSNVIAVRVSAEYDPLTPPGKPQDRLDFYYYSGIYRDAKLIVSDPLRITDELEPDATQNSGVFVHYPKVDKSNATVAVNTELKNDDKVAKKGYLLTVLKDTKGKVVGQQQLPFELKPQERRRIDQQIDIKNPQLWHPYRPICYNLENRVYLADGVEVDRRTEQIGIRQIRYTKDGGFFINGEHLYMVGANRHQAYPYVGDAASNSVQEREVIDMKRGGYNAVRAAHYPHDPAFLEACDRHGLLVVECVPGWQYFNKAPEFADRLEAITRSMIRRDRNRPSVVLWETALNETSYPLSVVKRIAEAAHAEYPGDQFYTAGDYFSHEETEPYYDVFYKQVSKYPKNGNVMSNYLEDQIAVKPLLTREWGDGVGEKPRVSMTENEYEQMRQGRSRLHQLNGNGYFDWCMLDANPRMGGHFMWSYNDYTRGAEEETMYSGVVDVNRYPKFAFYMMQSMRPYQLVQKGIFKGPMVFIASYNSPEKLKTSSTEITVYSNCEAVELYRNGKLIGRQTRDERAKAYPYIVEKGGSPSFVFDAGGYEAGELKALAYVKGKVVAQHAVQTAGAAHHIEVLLPEYGIQPVADGSDMIPVYFKICDKQGNLLHDAQTAIRIQVAGEGHLIGDGSARIAVNPQVVEGGIGFAFVRTSKKSGTIHISASAAGLESGSKAIRSIRPVSNEIPDGDHAVFRGNEEDHAVIKPTKWDKELLARPKIKFKKVTATSAHPDFPVTQVTDGDDYSWWIADQDKFPQIVTFELDQATKVVGTRVRLQKDSSKYRYKVEGSLDGTTWEELYEKECTGWDFKPVKLDKVLKFIRVSILEVSEGRAGLAEVTLFQ, translated from the coding sequence ATGAATGAGCTTTTTAAAAAATTAGCTGTCGCGCTTTTTCTATTACTGGGACTTTGTTTGCAGAGTTTCGGGAAAAAGCCTGCAAGCCGTATCGAATATCAACTGAACACGAATTGGGCGTTCTATCGTGGCGACCTTAAAGGTGGAGAGGGGATTGGTCTGGATGACTCCAAATGGATCCCCGCCGTGTTGCCGCATGTAATGCAGCTCGAAAAGAAACATAATGGTGGAGATGCTATTTACGATGGGATAGGCTGGTATCGGCGCTATTTCAAACTATCGGATCAGTATCGTGGCAAGAAGGTCTTTGTGCAGTTTGAAGGGGTGATGAACAGCTGTGAGGTGTTTGTCAATGGTAAAAGCGTTGGTAAGCACCATGGTGGATATGTTGGCTTTACATTGGATATCACGGATCAGCTTCATTTTGATCATACAAGCAATGTGATTGCAGTTCGGGTGTCAGCTGAGTACGATCCATTGACACCTCCGGGTAAGCCGCAGGATAGACTTGACTTCTATTATTATAGCGGAATCTATCGGGATGCCAAATTGATTGTTTCCGACCCCTTGCGCATTACCGATGAACTGGAGCCTGATGCGACCCAAAATTCGGGTGTTTTTGTGCATTACCCGAAGGTGGATAAGAGCAACGCTACTGTTGCTGTAAATACTGAGCTAAAAAATGATGATAAAGTGGCCAAGAAGGGGTATCTCTTGACCGTACTGAAAGATACCAAGGGAAAAGTTGTGGGCCAGCAGCAACTACCATTTGAGCTGAAACCGCAAGAACGTCGGCGGATAGACCAGCAGATAGATATCAAAAACCCGCAATTGTGGCATCCCTATCGTCCGATCTGCTATAACTTGGAAAATCGGGTGTACCTAGCCGATGGAGTCGAAGTGGATCGCCGTACTGAGCAAATAGGTATCCGCCAGATTCGGTATACCAAAGATGGTGGGTTCTTTATTAATGGCGAACATCTTTATATGGTTGGAGCCAATCGGCATCAAGCTTATCCTTATGTCGGTGATGCAGCATCTAATTCTGTCCAGGAACGGGAAGTGATCGATATGAAACGCGGTGGATATAATGCCGTTCGGGCAGCACATTATCCACACGACCCTGCATTTTTGGAAGCTTGCGACCGCCATGGGCTCTTGGTTGTCGAATGTGTACCGGGATGGCAATATTTTAATAAGGCTCCCGAATTTGCAGATCGTTTGGAAGCCATCACGCGTAGTATGATCCGCCGTGACCGAAATCGACCTTCTGTTGTTCTTTGGGAGACCGCATTAAATGAAACCAGTTACCCCCTGTCGGTGGTGAAGCGCATTGCGGAAGCTGCACATGCTGAATACCCTGGTGATCAGTTTTATACTGCCGGTGATTATTTTAGTCACGAAGAAACAGAACCTTATTATGATGTTTTCTACAAACAGGTTTCCAAATACCCCAAAAATGGCAATGTGATGAGTAATTATCTGGAGGACCAAATCGCAGTCAAACCCTTATTGACAAGGGAATGGGGTGATGGTGTAGGGGAAAAGCCAAGGGTGAGTATGACTGAAAATGAATATGAACAAATGCGGCAGGGGCGTAGCCGATTACATCAACTGAATGGAAATGGCTATTTCGATTGGTGTATGTTGGATGCCAACCCACGTATGGGTGGGCACTTTATGTGGAGTTATAACGATTATACTCGTGGTGCCGAAGAAGAGACTATGTATTCCGGTGTGGTTGATGTAAACCGATATCCTAAGTTTGCTTTTTACATGATGCAAAGTATGCGTCCTTATCAGCTGGTTCAAAAGGGGATTTTCAAAGGCCCCATGGTATTTATAGCCTCCTATAATTCGCCAGAAAAACTGAAAACATCAAGTACGGAGATTACGGTGTACTCAAATTGTGAAGCTGTCGAACTCTATCGGAATGGAAAACTTATCGGACGGCAAACCCGTGATGAACGAGCCAAGGCCTACCCGTACATCGTGGAAAAAGGCGGAAGTCCAAGTTTTGTTTTCGATGCAGGTGGCTATGAAGCCGGAGAATTGAAGGCATTAGCCTATGTAAAAGGAAAAGTGGTGGCGCAACATGCGGTGCAAACAGCCGGTGCCGCGCATCATATTGAAGTCCTGCTACCGGAATATGGCATTCAGCCAGTTGCGGATGGGTCAGATATGATTCCGGTATATTTTAAAATCTGTGACAAACAGGGGAATCTGCTGCATGATGCACAGACAGCGATCCGTATTCAGGTGGCAGGTGAAGGACACTTAATCGGGGATGGTTCGGCGCGTATCGCAGTGAACCCACAGGTCGTAGAAGGCGGTATTGGATTTGCTTTTGTGCGTACCAGCAAAAAAAGTGGGACAATTCATATCAGCGCATCAGCTGCAGGCTTGGAAAGTGGAAGTAAAGCTATCAGATCGATCCGGCCTGTATCCAACGAAATCCCTGATGGTGATCACGCGGTCTTTCGCGGAAATGAAGAAGATCATGCGGTTATTAAACCCACGAAATGGGATAAAGAACTGTTGGCCCGACCAAAAATAAAATTCAAAAAGGTAACAGCAACGTCAGCACATCCTGATTTTCCGGTCACTCAGGTGACCGACGGCGACGACTATTCGTGGTGGATTGCGGATCAGGATAAATTCCCTCAGATTGTCACCTTTGAATTGGATCAAGCAACCAAGGTGGTCGGTACTCGTGTACGTTTGCAAAAAGATAGCTCGAAATATCGCTATAAAGTTGAAGGGTCGTTAGATGGAACGACATGGGAAGAATTGTATGAAAAAGAATGTACGGGATGGGATTTTAAACCGGTCAAATTGGATAAGGTGTTAAAATTCATACGGGTCAGTATTTTGGAGGTCTCCGAAGGACGGGCGGGATTGGCTGAAGTGACCCTATTTCAATAA
- a CDS encoding beta-galactosidase gives MFKLTCSRKKTFFLVLRLTFCSIIFYASMAFGQNGDQMRPAKKFAQPERIRYDGSCMTIEGKDVYIYSAAFHYFRCPEELWRDRFKKIKEAGFNTVETYVPWNWHERHIPRDMQDQSKFDFSDLKRWLKMAQEEFGFYTIVRPGPFICAEFSGGGYPRWLAKYRPDNLEGFWLRGNDEQHIAWSQHWFNAVCKELVPEQITRKEKGKKGIIMIQIENEYDAHWSPGKDKVLKALNESVHKSGMDIPVFTCLTNETRGSKDPELSQVFDCDNYYVSGPSDAPSCAYRMMDLRKKQPDAPGFVTELQGGWFSLVTGRLSEEHYSDDRHFKAIGLMTMLGGGTGINYYMFFGGTHFDGWGARGMTTSYDYNAAIHENGAIGPKYLAAKEIGAFIQQFESKLVRTEGGPCELQGAPKSLFGGVRVASDGTKFIFLHNTDPKQAIKGKVTLLPNSVNLVKDPIYNVNQNGEKVLIKTDDQLVNQIQHMEKIEVDYDLAGLESKILVVAKGQSANKGDWWPKKADAIERPSKVPTGIRVSTARKAEDAIGQADWNTMPQLVSLSDMDINDFRYSSYRSRVVLTAKQAEREHYLLFNMYTRDIVSVLVNGKPAKRLFPDRADAQSWTTRNALERIRADEYDNRFDVAGLLKAGENEIVVAYENLGHAHGYVPMEELAGIHQAGLSLSETALTHPLEWELSTDLAGIQQGWNLPDFDDTSWTTVSLDTKNEIPRKGNQVQPKGKQDGLVTWYRVEFNLDKLPKDLWVPWMAKVNASGNGYMWLNGHNIGRHWEAGPQREFFLPECWLNFGSKKNVLTFGLRQTENGALLHALEILPYPNTAEVRKNK, from the coding sequence ATGTTTAAATTAACTTGTAGTAGAAAGAAAACGTTCTTTTTGGTGTTGCGTTTGACTTTCTGCTCGATTATTTTTTATGCTTCGATGGCATTTGGACAAAATGGTGACCAGATGCGTCCGGCCAAAAAATTTGCCCAGCCGGAGCGGATCCGTTACGATGGATCCTGTATGACCATTGAGGGAAAAGACGTTTATATCTATAGTGCGGCTTTCCATTACTTTCGTTGTCCCGAAGAATTGTGGCGTGATCGTTTTAAAAAAATAAAGGAAGCAGGTTTCAATACGGTAGAAACGTATGTACCCTGGAATTGGCATGAACGCCATATTCCAAGAGATATGCAGGATCAATCCAAATTTGATTTTTCCGACCTCAAAAGGTGGCTAAAAATGGCGCAGGAAGAGTTTGGTTTTTATACTATTGTTCGTCCCGGCCCTTTTATTTGTGCTGAATTTTCTGGCGGTGGTTACCCAAGATGGCTAGCCAAATACCGCCCCGATAATCTGGAAGGTTTTTGGTTGCGAGGCAACGACGAACAGCATATTGCCTGGTCCCAGCATTGGTTTAATGCTGTATGCAAAGAGTTGGTACCCGAACAGATCACCCGTAAGGAAAAGGGTAAAAAAGGGATTATCATGATCCAGATTGAAAATGAATACGATGCGCATTGGAGTCCCGGAAAAGATAAAGTGCTGAAGGCCCTCAATGAATCGGTGCATAAAAGTGGGATGGATATTCCGGTCTTCACCTGTCTGACCAATGAAACCAGGGGAAGCAAAGATCCCGAATTATCTCAGGTCTTTGATTGTGATAATTACTATGTAAGCGGTCCATCGGATGCGCCAAGCTGCGCTTATCGGATGATGGATCTGCGCAAAAAACAACCTGACGCTCCGGGGTTTGTGACCGAGTTACAAGGTGGATGGTTTTCGCTGGTCACAGGGAGATTAAGTGAAGAGCATTATTCCGACGACCGACATTTCAAGGCTATCGGTCTAATGACTATGCTGGGTGGCGGAACAGGCATCAATTACTATATGTTTTTTGGCGGTACACATTTTGATGGTTGGGGAGCACGGGGCATGACCACAAGTTATGACTATAACGCTGCCATCCATGAAAATGGCGCCATTGGACCGAAATACCTTGCTGCTAAAGAAATCGGTGCGTTCATTCAACAGTTTGAATCCAAACTGGTCCGCACGGAAGGAGGCCCCTGTGAGCTGCAAGGCGCCCCAAAATCATTATTTGGCGGAGTGAGAGTGGCCAGCGATGGTACAAAGTTTATATTTCTGCATAATACGGATCCGAAACAAGCAATCAAGGGAAAAGTGACCCTATTGCCAAACAGTGTCAATCTTGTAAAAGATCCGATCTACAATGTCAATCAAAATGGAGAAAAAGTACTGATTAAAACTGATGATCAGCTGGTCAATCAGATTCAGCACATGGAGAAAATTGAAGTAGATTATGATCTTGCAGGTTTGGAATCAAAGATATTGGTTGTGGCAAAGGGGCAATCGGCAAATAAGGGTGATTGGTGGCCAAAGAAGGCTGATGCCATTGAACGACCTTCCAAAGTGCCGACAGGAATCCGTGTCAGTACAGCCCGTAAGGCTGAGGACGCTATCGGGCAGGCCGATTGGAACACGATGCCACAGTTGGTCAGTCTTTCTGATATGGATATCAACGATTTTAGATACAGCAGTTATCGCAGCCGTGTGGTCCTGACGGCAAAACAAGCGGAACGTGAACATTATTTGCTCTTCAATATGTACACACGGGATATTGTATCGGTACTTGTTAATGGAAAGCCCGCCAAGCGGCTTTTTCCGGACCGTGCGGATGCCCAAAGTTGGACAACACGCAATGCTCTTGAGCGTATTCGCGCAGACGAATACGACAACCGTTTTGATGTTGCCGGCCTATTGAAAGCTGGAGAAAATGAGATTGTTGTGGCTTATGAAAACCTTGGTCACGCACATGGTTATGTACCGATGGAAGAGCTGGCAGGTATTCATCAAGCGGGACTTTCGCTCAGTGAAACAGCACTTACGCATCCCTTGGAATGGGAGTTGTCGACGGATCTTGCCGGCATACAGCAAGGCTGGAATTTACCCGATTTTGATGATACAAGCTGGACGACAGTGTCTCTGGATACAAAGAATGAAATTCCACGCAAGGGGAATCAAGTACAGCCCAAAGGTAAACAGGACGGTCTTGTTACCTGGTACCGTGTTGAATTTAATCTAGACAAACTTCCGAAAGACCTATGGGTACCCTGGATGGCTAAGGTCAATGCTTCGGGCAACGGTTATATGTGGCTCAATGGACATAATATCGGACGTCATTGGGAGGCAGGACCTCAACGTGAATTTTTTCTTCCGGAATGTTGGCTGAACTTTGGTTCGAAGAAAAATGTACTCACTTTTGGGCTGAGACAGACGGAAAACGGAGCACTTTTACACGCATTGGAGATTCTACCCTATCCTAATACTGCTGAGGTAAGAAAAAATAAATAA